One segment of Pyricularia oryzae 70-15 chromosome 3, whole genome shotgun sequence DNA contains the following:
- a CDS encoding FAD-linked sulfhydryl oxidase ALR — MAGDSSEPEPKSQSQQSTTAGAVESGPANTTTPIKLANGVVLGKDGKPCRTCTSMKDWAAQSKSLLKTPAAQARPPRDCPADVETLGRGTWTLLHTIAAQYPERPTQTEQSDLAGFMRLFSKLYPCWVCADDFREYIKRDPVRVRTRDEFGNWLCNAHNDVNKKLGKPVFDCNLWDQRWRTGWKDGRCD; from the exons ATGGCCGGAGACTCAAGCGAACCAGAACCAAAAAGCCAGTCACAACAGTCTAcgactgctggtgctgtcgAGTCGGGACCAGCAAACACCACAACACCCATTAAGCTTGCCAACGGCGTGGTGTTGGGAAAGGATGGCAAACC ATGCCGAACATGCACTTCCATGAAAGACTGGGCGGCGCAGAGCAAGTCTCTACTCAAAACGCCCGCAGCACAGGCCCGGCCGCCGCGCGACTGCCCGGCCGACGTAGAGACGCTGGGCCGCGGAACCTGGACGCTGCTGCACACTATCGCAGCGCAGTACCCTGAGAGGCCGACGCAGACGGAACAGTCGGACCTGGCAGGCTTCATGCGCCTCTTCTCCAAGCTGTACCCTTGCTGGGTGTGCGCCGACGACTTTAGGGAATACATCAAGCGGGACCCGGTGCGCGTTCGCACACGCGACGAGTTTGGCAACTGGCTGTGCAACGCGCACAACGACGTCAACAAGAAGCTGGGGAAGCCTGTATTTGACTGTAATTTGTGGGACCAGAGGTGGCGCACAGGGTGGAAGGATGGGAGGTGCGATTAG
- a CDS encoding oxidation resistance protein 1 → MTSINSAMNYYHGSNSPPNSSGAATPTTTTSATSSGLFGGGLYSAFGGLMRRWSSEPEGGGQLGLEEDDRSHSNGNGVDGVYSSRRYRPPHHANTYPRVPSPLRPPPLEPLVLHGFRDDTPDSARLMTAPVAEEIRIMVPERLRIEEDWKLIYSLDQDGASLATLYEKCAPFRGRRGGFVLVVRDDEGGTFGAYLSESPHIAPHYFGTGECFLWRASMMSPLPPPPSADTTQLTGRATTIPSSPTATTRRAPPALIPIYDTDLETQGTSTYDIHADDDLDYTMDRRDQLSPPTKSSSPMPPQPPSPFIRFKAFPYSGVNEYYIYCEPHWLSVGGGDGKYGLWLDDSLEKGVSATCLTFGNEPLSDEGEKFGVLGVELWAIGAKD, encoded by the exons ATGACGAGCATCAACTCCGCCATGAACTACTACCACGGCAGCAACTCACCACCCAATTCCTCGGGGGCCGCCACGCCTACCACCACCACATCCGCCACCTCCTCTGGCCTGTTCGGCGGCGGTCTGTACAGTGCCTTTGGCGGCCTGATGCGCCGCTGGTCTAGTGAACCGGAAGGGGGCGGCCAGCTTGGCTTAGAGGAAGACGACCGTTCACACAGCAACGGTAATGGCGTCGATGGCGTGTATAGCTCTAGGAGGTATCGGCCACCACACCACGCAAATACATATCCACGTGTCCCCTCGCCGCTCCGCCCGCCTCCGTTGGAACCTCTAGTACTCCACGGGTTCCGCGACGACACCCCTGACTCGGCGCGCCTAATGACCGCCCCCGTCGCAGAGGAGATTCGCATCATGGTCCCCGAGAGGCTGCGCATCGAGGAGGATTGGAAGTTGATCTACAGCCTGGACCAGGACGGTGCCAGTCTTGCCACCTTGTATGAGAAGTGTGCGCCCTTCAGGGGCCGTCGGGGCGGCTTTGTGCTTGTAGTGCGGGACGATGAAGGAGGG ACTTTTGGCGCTTACTTGTCCGAATCACCACACATCGCGCCCCACTACTTCGGCACCGGCGAGTGTTTCCTGTGGCGTGCTTCCATGATGAGCCCCCTACCCCCTCCACCCTCTGCCGACACGACACAACTGACGGGCCGCGCGACCACGATCCCATCGTCCCCCACCGCGACGACGAGACGAGCGCCGCCGGCCCTGATCCCCATATACGACACGGACCTTGAGACACAAGGCACGAGCACTTACGACATTCACGCCGATGACGACCTCGACTACACAATGGACAGGCGAGACCAGCTTAGCCCGCCCACAAAATCCTCCTCCCCGAtgccgccgcagccgccgTCCCCATTTATACGCTTCAAGGCGTTCCCTTACAGCGGAGTCAACGAGTACTATATCTACTGCGAGCCGCACTGGCTCAGcgtgggcggcggcgacggcaagTACGGCCTCTGGCTTGACGACTCGCTCGAAAAGGGTGTCAGTGCTACGTGCCTCACCTTTGGCAACGAGCCGCTCAGCGACGAGGGTGAGAAGTTTGGCGTCCTTGGCGTCGAGCTTTGGGCCATAGGCGCCAAGGACTAA
- a CDS encoding CMGC/MAPK/ERK protein kinase, producing the protein MSRANPPSNSSGSRKISFNVSEQYDIQDVVGEGAYGVVCSAIHKPSGQKVAIKKITPFDHSMFCLRTLREMKLLRYFNHENIISILDIQKPRSYETFNEVYLIQELMETDMHRVIRTQDLSDDHCQYFIYQTLRALKAMHSANVLHRDLKPSNLLLNANCDLKVCDFGLARSAASQEDNSGFMTEYVATRWYRAPEIMLTFKEYTKAIDVWSVGCILAEMLSGKPLFPGKDYHHQLTLILDVLGTPTMEDYYGIKSRRAREYIRSLPFKKKVPFRTLFPKTSDLALDLLEKLLAFNPVKRITVEEALKHPYLEPYHDPDDEPTAPPIPEEFFDFDKHKDNLSKEQLKQFIYQEIMR; encoded by the exons ATGTCTCGCGCCAATCCACCAAGCAACTCTTCGGGGTCTCGCAAGATCTCATTCAACGTAAGCGAGCAATACGACATCCAGGAtgtcgtgggcgagggcgctTATGGAGTCGTTTG CTCTGCGATCCATAAGCCTTCGGGCCAAAAGGTTGCCATAAAGAAGATCACCCCGTTCGATCATTCTATGTTCTGCCTACGAACCCTCCGCGAGATGAAGCTGCTCCGGTACTTCAACCACGAGAACATCATTTCCATCCTCGACATCCAGAAGCCCCGAAGCTACGAGACCTTCAACGAGGTGTACCTGATCCAG GAGCTCATGGAGACTGACATGCACCGTGTCATCCGCACCCAAGACCTATCCGACGATCACTGCCAGTACTTCATCTACCAGACTCTGCGTGCTCTCAAGGCAATGCACTCGGCAAACGTGCTTCACCGTGATCTGAAGCCCTCGAATCTCCTTCTCAACGCCAACTGTGATTTGAAGGTTTGCGATTTTGGTCTGGCTCgttctgccgcctcgcaAGAGGACAACTCGGGTTTCATGACAGAATACGTCGCTACGCGTTGGTACCGTGCTCCCGAGATCATGTTGACCTTTAAGGAGTACACCAAGGCTATTGACGTGTGGTCTGTTGGCTGCATTCTGGCTGAAATGCTCAGCGGAAAGCCTTTGTTCCCCGGAAAGGACT ACCACCACCAGCTCACGCTGATTCTTGACGTTCTCGGCACACCCACCATGGAGGACTACTATGGTATCAAGTCCCGCCGTGCAAGGGAGTACATTCGCTCGCTGCCGTTCAAGAAAAAGGTTCCTTTCAGGACACTCTTCCCCAAGACTTCGGATCTCGCCTTGGACCTGTTGGAGAAGTTGCTTGCCTTTAACCCCGTCAAGCGCATCACCGTCGAGGAAGCTTTGAAGCACCCTTACCTTGAGCCGTACCATGACCCCGATGATGAACCCACCGCACCGCCGATTCCCGAGGAGTTCTTTGATTTCGATAAGCACAAGGATAACCTGAGCAAAGAGCAGCTCAAGCAGTTCATCTACCAGGAAATTATGCGGTAA